The following is a genomic window from Amycolatopsis sp. BJA-103.
CGTTGCGCGAGCTCACCGAGCCCTCGACGGTCAGTACCTCGCGCACGGCGGGTGTCAGCGCCGGGTTGATCTTCTCGAACTCTTCGTCGGTCAGTTCGTCGAGGCCGACACCGCGGCCCTCGGCGACGCGGACGCTCTCCCCCGCCGCTTCGTGCGCGACACGGAACGGAACCCCTTGGCGCACCAGCCATTCGGCGATGTCCGTGGCGAGGGTGAACCCGGCGGGCGCGAGTTCGGCGAGCCTGTCGGTGTGGAAGGTCAGCGTCTCGAGCATGCCCGCGATCGCCGGGAACAGCAGCTCCAGCTGTTCGACGGAGTCGAAGACCGGCTCCTTGTCCTCCTGCAGGTCCCGGTTGTACGCGAGCGGCTGTGCCTTGAGCGTCGCGAGCAGGCCGGTCAGGTTGCCGATGAGCCGTCCGGCCTTGCCGCGGGTCAGCTCGGCGACGTCGGGGTTCTTCTTCTGCGGCATGATCGAACTGCCGGTCGCCCAGGCGTCGTCGAGGGTGACGTAGCCGAATTCGGCGGTGTTCCAGATGATCACCTCTTCGGCGATCCTGGACAGGTTCACCGCGAGCATCGCGACGTCGAAGGCGAACTCGGCGACGAAGTCCCGCGAGGCGGTGCCGTCGATGGAGTTGTCGACGCTGGAGTCGAAACCGAGTTCCGCGGCGACAGCCTCGGGGTCGAGGCCGAGCGAGGAACCCGCGAGCGCGCCGGAACCGTAGGGCGACTCGGCGGTGCGAGCGTCCCAGTCACGCAACCGGGTGACGTCACGCAGCAGCGACTGGCCGTGGGCGAGCAGGTGGTGCGCCAGCAGGACCGGCTGGGCGTGCTGCAGGTGGGTGCGGCCCGGGAGGATCGCGTCCGGGTGCCGGTTCGCCTGCGAAACCAGCGCGTCGACGACGCCGAGGGTGCCCGCGACCACGCGGCGGGCCGCGTCGCGCAGCCACATCCGGAACAGCGTCGCGACCTGGTCGTTGCGTGACCGGCCCGCCCGCAGCTTGCCGCCGAGTTCGGTGCCCGCGCGCTCCAGCAGGCCGCGTTCGAGCGCGGTGTGGACGTCCTCGTCGGCGACCGTCGGGGTGAACGCGCCCGAGGCGACGTCCTGCGCGAGCGTGTCCAGTGCGGCGAGCATGCCCGTCAGCTCGTCGTCGGTGAGGAGCCCGGCCTTCCGCAGCACCCGCGCGTGGGCCCTCGACCCGGCGATGTCGTACGGCGCCAGGCGCCAGTCGAAATGGGTCGACGCGCTCAGCGCCGCCATCGCCTCCGCCGGCCCGCTGGCGAACCGGCCGCCCCACAGCTGCACCGGCTGCTCATTCCCGCTCACGACACTCCTCGAATTCCTTGGTTCTCTTCAGGCGACTGACTGGTCGAACGTAGTGCCTGTGGTGAAGTCGTACAGCGCGCGCTCGTCGCGCGCCGAGTTCACGACCGCGTTCCCCCGGTGCAGGATCAGGCGGACTTCGCCGGACACCCGCCCGAGACTGACTTTTTCCAATTCTTCCCGCGCGGTGACCAGCGCGACCGCGGCGGGACCCTCGTAGATCTCGCGCCCGGCGAGCCCGAGGGCGCCGACACGGCGGTTCACCTGCTGGAAGGCCTGCAGCAGGGTGACGGTCTCCCCGTCGATGGCGACGGGCACACCTTCGTCGAAGGTGACGACAAGCCTCTCCGGGTCATCCGGGAAGGCGAACGCGTCAGGCGCCACCTTCGGTCTCCTCACCGCCGTCCACGATGGACGACCGCCGGGCCAGCGCCATGAAACGCTCGGCCAGATCCTTGCCGGACAAAGGTTCTCTCGCGATCACGGCGACCGTGTCGTCACCGGCGATCGAACCGACGACCTCCTCCAGCGCCGCCCTGTCGATGGCGCTGGCGAGGAACTGCGCCGCACCCGGCGGGGTCCGCAGCACCGTCAGGTTCCCCGACGAGTCCGCCGAAACGAGCAGTTCGGCGAGCAGCCGCGAAAGCCGGGACGTGCCGCCCTGCACCCCGCGGACCGGACTGCCGTCCTCCGGGATGACGTAGACCGGTGCTCCTGAGTCCGCGCCCCGCAGCTTGACCGCGCCCAGTTCGTCGAGATCCCGCGAAAGCGTCGCCTGGGTGACGTCGATGCCCTCCGCCGCCAGGAGCTTCGCGAGCTCCGTCTGACTGCGGATGGCCATCGTGGACACGAGTTCGGTGATCCGGGCCTGCCGGGTGACCCTGCTGCCGGTCATCGTCGCTTCTCGTCCAGTAGCCACACCAGCAGCGCCTTCTGCGCATGGAGCCGGTTCTCGGCCTCGTCCCAGACCGCGCTGGCCGGGCCGTCGATGACCTCGTCGGTGATCTCCCAGCCGCGGTGCGCGGGCAGGCAGTGCAGCACGATCGCCTCGTCCGCGGCGCGGCGCATCAGCGCGGCGTTGACCTGCAGCTCACGGAAGGGGCCAACCCGGTCGAGGCCGTCGTTCTCCTGGCCCATCGAGGTCCAGGTGTCGGTGACGACGACGTCCGCGCCTTCGACCGCGGCGTACGGATCGGTGAAGACCGTGGTGCTGCCGCCGGTTTCGCTCGAACGGTGCTTGGCGTCGAGCATGACCTGCTGATCCGGCTGGAAGCCCTCCGGCGAGACGACGCGGACGTGCATCCCGGCCGTGGTTCCGCCCAGCAGCAGCGAATGCGCCATGTTGTTGGCGCCGTCGCCGAGGTAGACCAGGGTGAGCCCGGCGAGCTTGCCCTTGCGCTCACGGATGGTCATCAGATCGGTGAGCACCTGGCATGGGTGGAACTCGTCGGTGAGCGCGTTGATCACCGGGATGCTCGCCGCCGACGCCATCGCGTCGATGCGCTTCTGGGCGAAGGTC
Proteins encoded in this region:
- the argH gene encoding argininosuccinate lyase — translated: MSGNEQPVQLWGGRFASGPAEAMAALSASTHFDWRLAPYDIAGSRAHARVLRKAGLLTDDELTGMLAALDTLAQDVASGAFTPTVADEDVHTALERGLLERAGTELGGKLRAGRSRNDQVATLFRMWLRDAARRVVAGTLGVVDALVSQANRHPDAILPGRTHLQHAQPVLLAHHLLAHGQSLLRDVTRLRDWDARTAESPYGSGALAGSSLGLDPEAVAAELGFDSSVDNSIDGTASRDFVAEFAFDVAMLAVNLSRIAEEVIIWNTAEFGYVTLDDAWATGSSIMPQKKNPDVAELTRGKAGRLIGNLTGLLATLKAQPLAYNRDLQEDKEPVFDSVEQLELLFPAIAGMLETLTFHTDRLAELAPAGFTLATDIAEWLVRQGVPFRVAHEAAGESVRVAEGRGVGLDELTDEEFEKINPALTPAVREVLTVEGSVSSRNARGGTAPERVAEQRDRLVARVTEHRAWLS
- a CDS encoding argininosuccinate synthase domain-containing protein; the encoded protein is MAPDAFAFPDDPERLVVTFDEGVPVAIDGETVTLLQAFQQVNRRVGALGLAGREIYEGPAAVALVTAREELEKVSLGRVSGEVRLILHRGNAVVNSARDERALYDFTTGTTFDQSVA
- a CDS encoding arginine repressor; translation: MTGSRVTRQARITELVSTMAIRSQTELAKLLAAEGIDVTQATLSRDLDELGAVKLRGADSGAPVYVIPEDGSPVRGVQGGTSRLSRLLAELLVSADSSGNLTVLRTPPGAAQFLASAIDRAALEEVVGSIAGDDTVAVIAREPLSGKDLAERFMALARRSSIVDGGEETEGGA
- the argF gene encoding ornithine carbamoyltransferase, which translates into the protein MLRNFLRDDDLSPAEQAEILDLADQLKAEPLSSRALEGKSVAAIFEKNSTRTRFSFEVGISQLGGHPVIVDGRSMQLGREETIEDTSRVLSRYLDAIVWRTFAQKRIDAMASAASIPVINALTDEFHPCQVLTDLMTIRERKGKLAGLTLVYLGDGANNMAHSLLLGGTTAGMHVRVVSPEGFQPDQQVMLDAKHRSSETGGSTTVFTDPYAAVEGADVVVTDTWTSMGQENDGLDRVGPFRELQVNAALMRRAADEAIVLHCLPAHRGWEITDEVIDGPASAVWDEAENRLHAQKALLVWLLDEKRR